One window of the Streptomyces sp. NBC_00259 genome contains the following:
- a CDS encoding roadblock/LC7 domain-containing protein has product MSQAAQNLNWLITNFVDNTPGVSHTVVVSADGLLLAMSEGFPRDRADQLAAVASGLTSLTAGASRIFEGGAVNQTVVEMERGFLFIMSVSDGSSLAVLAHPDADIGLVGYEMALLVDRAGSVLTPDLRAELQGSLLN; this is encoded by the coding sequence ATGAGCCAGGCGGCGCAGAATCTGAACTGGTTGATCACCAACTTTGTGGACAACACCCCTGGGGTGTCCCACACGGTGGTGGTCTCCGCCGACGGACTCCTGCTGGCGATGTCCGAGGGATTCCCGCGTGATCGTGCCGACCAGTTGGCGGCCGTCGCGTCCGGGCTGACCTCGCTGACCGCGGGCGCCTCCCGCATCTTCGAGGGCGGCGCGGTCAACCAGACTGTTGTGGAGATGGAACGCGGGTTCCTCTTCATCATGTCCGTCTCGGACGGCTCTTCACTGGCCGTGCTCGCCCACCCCGATGCCGACATCGGCCTCGTGGGCTACGAGATGGCGCTCCTGGTCGATCGTGCCGGCAGCGTCCTCACCCCGGACCTGCGCGCCGAACTCCAGGGAAGTCTTCTCAACTAG
- a CDS encoding sensor histidine kinase produces the protein MRRSKTSSAEQMARGNFTPPPRAAASPADVQPVAPPTSGSSSRLSPRNWRVPTRLNAILLIPALVGLVMGGFQVKGSIDTWNEAQDAEKTALVVRAASEYGQALLNERDLTAKPLLEGKGASDPGVAGPRAITDAAKKKFDEAVKDMPEKQGMERRLKLFRAAEPALQNLRQVAYTERFETATKSEGNANDPTDDKRGPVATQESYTLVHHYLMEFSNELGLGTGNITSFGRMVYAIQLAKAAGSLQRSIGVELLVRPNEKKNIKAGQTIAFTSYAYLEGIALGEYQSGGTDEDVQRLKDVMARKTEAGQKKLDAAAAQAAAADVKFTRPPKAENGSILDGMVGAIGTGAGPEELAEKGVIPDVWLPASTAKFEGYTEIEKNLVDRSVAEAARISDEAKTDAIVNGLIVIIALLAAFILAGMVARQMSRSMRQLRTAAFGIAEQRLPMLVDQLSRTEPGRVDTRVQPIPIDSKDEIGEVARAFDQVHREAVRLAAEQALLRGNVNAIFTNLSRRNQSLIEGQLTLITDLENNEADPDQLENLFKLDHLATRMRRNGENLLVLAGEEPGRRWNQPVPLVDVLRAASSEVESYERIELTGVPETEIHGQAVTDLVHLLAELLENATTFSSPQTKVRVTATRLPDGRVMIEIHDKGIGLTAEDFADINHKLANPPTVDAAVSQRMGLFVVGRLADRHGVRVQLRPSGEQAGTTSLVMLPDAITHGGGGEPLPNDDFTVSQMIPQQQSFEPAPMLTAAELGFDDSRYEDQPAEDPRQLDPVNRSLMREERRAALEAQSHGDRPLFRDEAEQPYGEQENYAGAQYDQGYAQQPQSAYEQNGYEPNGYGQGGYEQNGYDNTGRFPASGGYPEHQEQGYAEAAYDAPQGAAPQYDDTFAPQSHQEEWTDQGTYQGAYEPEYRADAESAPSAPANAPERVGFERPGPAAGTGHQMTNAGLPRRGGGQQGQSSADARNGQAGQAPQAPQTPQGGNTDADGSGDWRSKNDERWQRAEKLREPKAGGVTSSGLPRRVPKANLVEGTAEQTPQGGPQVSRAPEDVRGRLSNLRRGVQQGRSAGTDTNGSGFGPGSTYNQER, from the coding sequence GTGAGGCGAAGCAAAACGAGCTCCGCAGAGCAGATGGCGCGGGGCAACTTCACCCCGCCCCCGCGTGCAGCGGCGTCGCCTGCGGATGTGCAGCCCGTGGCGCCCCCCACCAGTGGCAGCTCCAGCAGGCTGTCCCCGCGCAACTGGCGTGTGCCGACCCGGCTGAACGCGATCCTCCTCATACCCGCGCTGGTCGGCCTCGTCATGGGCGGCTTCCAGGTGAAGGGGTCGATCGACACCTGGAACGAGGCTCAGGACGCCGAGAAGACGGCGCTCGTCGTGCGCGCCGCCTCGGAGTACGGCCAGGCCCTGCTCAACGAGCGCGACCTCACCGCCAAGCCGCTCCTCGAGGGCAAGGGCGCGAGCGACCCGGGGGTCGCCGGCCCGCGTGCCATCACGGACGCCGCCAAGAAGAAGTTCGACGAGGCCGTCAAGGACATGCCGGAGAAGCAGGGCATGGAGCGGCGCCTCAAGCTCTTCCGTGCCGCTGAGCCGGCCCTGCAGAACCTCCGCCAGGTCGCGTACACGGAGCGCTTCGAGACGGCGACGAAGTCCGAGGGCAACGCGAACGACCCCACCGACGACAAGCGCGGACCGGTCGCCACCCAGGAGAGCTACACGCTCGTCCATCACTACCTGATGGAGTTCTCCAACGAGCTCGGCCTGGGCACCGGCAACATCACCAGCTTCGGCCGCATGGTGTACGCCATCCAGCTCGCCAAGGCCGCCGGGTCCCTGCAGCGCTCCATCGGCGTGGAACTGCTCGTCCGGCCGAACGAGAAGAAGAACATCAAGGCCGGCCAGACGATCGCCTTCACCTCCTACGCCTACCTGGAGGGCATCGCCCTCGGCGAGTACCAGTCCGGTGGCACGGACGAGGACGTCCAGAGGCTGAAGGACGTCATGGCCCGCAAGACGGAGGCCGGCCAGAAGAAGCTGGACGCCGCCGCGGCCCAGGCCGCCGCCGCGGACGTGAAGTTCACGCGTCCGCCGAAGGCCGAGAACGGCTCCATCCTCGACGGCATGGTCGGCGCGATCGGCACCGGTGCCGGGCCCGAGGAACTCGCCGAGAAGGGCGTGATCCCGGACGTCTGGCTGCCGGCCTCCACCGCCAAGTTCGAGGGCTACACCGAGATCGAGAAGAACCTCGTCGACCGGTCCGTCGCCGAGGCGGCCCGGATCTCCGACGAGGCCAAGACCGACGCCATCGTCAACGGTCTGATCGTCATCATCGCGCTGCTCGCCGCGTTCATCCTGGCCGGCATGGTGGCCCGCCAGATGAGCCGCTCGATGCGCCAGCTGCGCACCGCCGCCTTCGGCATCGCCGAGCAGCGCCTGCCGATGCTGGTCGACCAGCTGTCGCGTACCGAGCCGGGCCGGGTCGACACCCGCGTCCAGCCGATCCCGATCGACAGCAAGGACGAGATCGGCGAGGTCGCCCGCGCCTTCGACCAGGTCCACCGTGAGGCCGTGCGGCTCGCCGCCGAGCAGGCCCTGCTCCGTGGCAACGTCAACGCGATCTTCACCAACCTGTCGCGCCGCAACCAGTCGCTGATCGAGGGCCAGCTGACCCTGATCACCGACCTGGAGAACAACGAGGCCGACCCGGACCAGCTGGAGAACCTCTTCAAGCTGGACCACCTCGCGACCCGTATGCGCCGCAACGGCGAGAACCTCCTCGTCCTCGCCGGCGAGGAGCCCGGCCGCCGCTGGAACCAGCCGGTCCCGCTGGTGGACGTGCTCCGCGCCGCCTCCTCCGAGGTGGAGTCGTACGAGCGCATCGAGCTCACCGGCGTCCCGGAGACCGAGATCCACGGCCAGGCCGTGACCGACCTCGTGCACCTCCTCGCCGAGCTGCTGGAGAACGCCACCACGTTCTCCTCGCCGCAGACCAAGGTCCGGGTCACCGCGACCCGGCTGCCCGACGGCCGGGTCATGATCGAGATCCACGACAAGGGCATCGGCCTGACCGCCGAGGACTTCGCCGACATCAACCACAAGCTGGCCAACCCGCCGACGGTGGACGCCGCCGTCTCGCAGCGCATGGGCCTCTTCGTGGTCGGCCGCCTCGCCGACCGGCACGGCGTCCGCGTCCAGCTGCGCCCCTCGGGTGAACAGGCCGGTACGACCTCCCTGGTCATGCTCCCGGACGCGATCACCCACGGTGGCGGTGGCGAACCGCTCCCCAACGACGACTTCACGGTCTCGCAGATGATCCCTCAGCAGCAGTCCTTCGAGCCCGCCCCGATGCTCACCGCGGCCGAGCTCGGCTTCGACGACTCCCGCTACGAGGACCAGCCCGCGGAGGACCCCCGCCAGCTGGACCCGGTCAACCGCTCGCTGATGCGCGAGGAGCGCCGTGCCGCGCTCGAGGCGCAGTCGCACGGCGACCGCCCGCTGTTCCGCGACGAGGCGGAGCAGCCGTACGGCGAGCAGGAGAACTACGCCGGGGCCCAGTACGACCAGGGCTACGCGCAGCAGCCGCAGTCCGCGTACGAGCAGAACGGCTACGAGCCGAACGGCTACGGCCAGGGCGGCTACGAGCAGAACGGTTACGACAACACCGGTCGGTTCCCGGCCTCCGGCGGCTACCCGGAGCACCAGGAGCAGGGCTATGCGGAGGCCGCGTACGACGCTCCGCAGGGTGCCGCGCCGCAGTACGACGACACCTTCGCCCCCCAGTCCCACCAGGAAGAGTGGACGGATCAGGGCACGTACCAGGGTGCGTACGAGCCGGAGTACCGGGCGGATGCGGAATCTGCTCCCTCCGCTCCCGCGAACGCCCCCGAGCGCGTAGGCTTCGAGCGTCCGGGCCCGGCCGCCGGTACCGGTCACCAGATGACCAACGCCGGTCTGCCGCGTCGTGGCGGCGGCCAGCAGGGGCAGTCCTCCGCCGACGCCCGCAACGGCCAGGCGGGCCAGGCCCCGCAGGCCCCCCAGACCCCGCAGGGCGGAAACACGGACGCCGACGGCTCCGGTGACTGGCGCTCGAAGAACGACGAGCGCTGGCAGCGGGCCGAGAAGCTCCGGGAGCCCAAGGCGGGTGGGGTCACCTCGTCCGGCCTTCCCCGCCGCGTTCCCAAGGCCAACCTGGTCGAGGGCACGGCGGAGCAGACCCCGCAGGGCGGACCCCAGGTGTCCCGCGCCCCTGAGGACGTGCGTGGCAGGTTGAGCAACCTGCGGCGCGGTGTCCAGCAGGGACGCAGCGCGGGAACGGACACGAACGGATCGGGCTTCGGCCCGGGTAGCACCTACAACCAGGAGCGTTAG
- a CDS encoding GTP-binding protein, with the protein MDFASSSGGAARSTTSAKIVVAGGFGVGKTTFVGAVSEINPLRTEAVMTSASAGIDDLTHTGGKTTTTVAMDFGRITLDQDLILYLFGTPGQDRFWFMWDDLVRGAIGAVVLVDTRRLADCFPAVDYFENSGLPFVVALNGFEGHQPYTPDEVREALQIGSDAPIITTDARHRADAKSALITLVEHALMARLK; encoded by the coding sequence GTGGACTTCGCAAGCTCTAGCGGCGGTGCGGCCCGGTCGACCACCAGCGCGAAGATCGTGGTGGCGGGCGGTTTCGGCGTGGGCAAGACCACGTTCGTCGGCGCCGTCTCGGAGATCAACCCGCTGCGTACCGAGGCGGTCATGACGTCCGCGTCGGCCGGCATCGACGACCTGACCCACACCGGGGGCAAGACCACCACCACGGTGGCCATGGACTTCGGCCGTATCACCCTGGACCAGGACCTGATCCTGTACCTGTTCGGCACGCCCGGACAGGACCGCTTCTGGTTCATGTGGGACGACCTGGTGCGCGGTGCCATCGGCGCCGTCGTTCTCGTGGACACCCGCAGACTCGCGGACTGCTTCCCCGCGGTGGACTACTTCGAGAACAGCGGTCTGCCCTTCGTCGTGGCTCTGAACGGCTTCGAGGGGCATCAGCCGTACACGCCCGACGAGGTGCGCGAGGCGCTGCAGATCGGTTCCGACGCACCGATCATCACCACCGACGCACGCCACCGCGCGGACGCCAAGAGCGCGCTGATCACCCTGGTCGAGCACGCACTCATGGCACGTCTCAAGTAG
- a CDS encoding DUF742 domain-containing protein → MTPPPASHDPYGVPVDTDYGYEGDQPLVRPYAMTGGRTRPRYQLAIEALVSTTADPAHLSTLLPEHQRICHLCREVKSVAEVSALLSMPLGVARILVADLAEAGMVAIHQPGNGEAGGTPDVTLLERVLSGLRKL, encoded by the coding sequence ATGACCCCGCCCCCCGCCTCTCACGATCCGTACGGTGTCCCCGTGGACACCGACTACGGATATGAGGGCGACCAGCCGCTGGTGCGTCCTTATGCGATGACCGGCGGCCGGACCCGGCCGCGTTACCAGCTCGCCATCGAGGCGCTGGTCAGCACCACGGCCGACCCGGCGCACCTCTCGACGCTCCTGCCCGAGCACCAGCGGATCTGCCACCTCTGCCGGGAGGTCAAGTCCGTGGCCGAGGTGTCGGCCCTGCTGTCGATGCCGCTCGGGGTGGCGCGGATCCTGGTGGCGGACCTGGCGGAGGCCGGCATGGTGGCGATCCACCAGCCGGGCAACGGAGAGGCCGGCGGCACGCCGGACGTGACACTGCTCGAAAGGGTGCTCAGTGGACTTCGCAAGCTCTAG
- a CDS encoding roadblock/LC7 domain-containing protein: protein MSQAAQNLNWLITNFVDNTPGVSHTVVVSADGLLLAMSEGFPRDRADQLAAVASGLTSLTAGASRIFEGGPVNQTVVEMERGFLFIMSVSDGSSLAVLAHPDCDIGLVGYEMALLVDRAGTVLTPDLRAELQGSLLH from the coding sequence ATGAGCCAGGCGGCGCAGAATCTGAACTGGTTGATCACCAATTTCGTGGACAACACCCCTGGGGTGTCGCACACGGTGGTGGTCTCCGCCGATGGTCTGCTGCTGGCGATGTCCGAGGGGTTTCCGCGTGACCGCGCCGACCAGCTGGCGGCGGTGGCATCCGGCCTGACCTCGCTGACCGCGGGGGCGTCCCGGATCTTCGAGGGGGGCCCGGTCAACCAGACCGTGGTGGAGATGGAACGCGGGTTCCTCTTCATCATGTCCGTCTCGGACGGCTCCTCGCTCGCCGTGCTCGCCCACCCGGACTGCGACATCGGTCTGGTGGGCTACGAGATGGCTCTCCTGGTCGATCGTGCCGGCACGGTCCTCACCCCGGACCTGCGCGCCGAGCTCCAGGGGAGTCTGCTCCACTAG
- a CDS encoding sensor histidine kinase: MGRPQARQGQGEAAAEQEPRVGTDRGPSPQHTQNQGQAGDAGDRGARPGAASSTAEPADRPKSKSPSDTGSRIALRNWRISTRLVSLLTLPVVAATTLGGLRINQSMDDIEQLNHMQLLTKLTKEATALAEALQEERDHAAGPLNHGVPASRFEVDNPRRDTDRKKRAFLDAAVDIGDTTGDEALESIHSNVSQIAQQVNTIATIRGTAYAESGGVGSTTQTISRYNRLIESLLTLSQDMAQATSNPEMIKRTRALAAFSAAKEYASIQRAIIAAALPADTKTDGSMNENDRLTGDDAAQNEKQSLASFKRIYASLGGNAEDLTAPLVDGNSEIEDANDYANRVLNRPNGLAGVDRRTYKDWTDKADTKIDAMNTIEKTLLGEMESKARELKQESQQDAIINGALILLVLGVSLVGAFVVARSMIRSLRRLQDTATKVAQDRLPELVKQLSESDPQDVDTTVESVGVHSRDEIGKVAAAFDDVHREAVRLAAEQALLRGNVNAMFTNLSRRSQGLIQRQLSLISELESREADPDQLSSLFKLDHLATRMRRNGENLLVLAGEEPGRRWTRPVPLVDVLRAAASEVEQYERIELAAVPGTEVAGRVVNDLVHLLAELLENATSFSSPQTKVRVTGHALPDGRVLVEIHDTGIGLSPEDLAAINERLASPPTVDVSVSRRMGLFVVGRLSLRHGIRIQLRPSDSGGTTALVMLPVDVAQGGKKPPAKPGAGAQNGNSQVPSGAGGGGRGLTGGPGAAGGRPGLGGGPSAGSGGPGGQRGQVGAGSAPRAALPPRDGAPFQGGPQQGGMGQDSAQQDFSRQGGAPANAFGADSGRGRPAAPQAPGAQDRGRGRNSGRHTARTGGDRGQQLPPAGTPRGELPGGGQQQRPQSTSWGNEQPSAPQSRSSMDAPRGHEEHDSTGQYARPTGAAGDRQGPGATEQFARPDYNGPRPGAQDPAATEQFARPDFGSAPQRPAGGYGGGGQRPPTPQQGQGQQGGQHQRQGGAGYAAPRPPVGSLPAQPQPEALPPAGPGDGRTPLYDTLETNWFHQGQGGQANGAPQAPAAPQQPPAGRPAPPAPPRRPAAPPAGQSGQTGQHNASAASWRTSPNDELVRQAERVRKPAAGGITTSGLPRRVPRANLVPGTAQEPTHQSGPQVSRAPDDVRGRLTNLRRGIQQGRQAGSSGTTGSFNVGPTHQQER; this comes from the coding sequence GCGGCTTCGTCCACCGCCGAGCCGGCGGATCGCCCCAAGTCCAAGAGCCCTTCCGACACGGGCTCACGAATAGCCCTGCGCAACTGGCGCATCAGCACCCGACTGGTCTCTCTGCTCACCCTCCCCGTCGTCGCGGCGACCACGCTGGGTGGACTGCGTATCAACCAGTCGATGGACGACATCGAGCAGCTGAACCACATGCAGCTGCTGACGAAGCTGACCAAGGAAGCCACGGCCCTCGCCGAGGCGCTCCAGGAGGAGCGCGACCACGCGGCGGGCCCGCTGAACCATGGCGTCCCCGCCAGCCGCTTCGAGGTCGACAACCCCCGTAGGGACACGGACCGCAAGAAGAGGGCCTTCCTCGACGCGGCCGTCGACATCGGCGACACCACGGGTGACGAGGCGCTGGAGAGCATCCACTCCAACGTCAGCCAGATCGCCCAGCAGGTCAACACGATCGCCACGATCCGTGGCACCGCCTACGCCGAGAGCGGCGGCGTCGGCTCGACCACGCAGACGATCAGCCGGTACAACCGGCTGATCGAGTCGCTCCTCACCCTGTCCCAGGACATGGCCCAGGCGACCAGCAACCCGGAGATGATCAAGCGCACGCGTGCGCTGGCGGCGTTCTCGGCCGCCAAGGAGTACGCGTCCATCCAGCGCGCGATCATCGCCGCCGCCCTGCCGGCGGACACCAAGACCGACGGCAGCATGAACGAGAACGACCGTCTCACCGGTGACGACGCCGCGCAGAACGAGAAGCAGTCGCTCGCCTCGTTCAAGCGCATCTACGCCTCGCTCGGCGGCAACGCGGAGGATCTGACCGCCCCGCTGGTGGACGGCAACTCCGAGATCGAGGACGCGAACGACTACGCGAACCGCGTGCTCAACAGGCCGAACGGCCTGGCGGGTGTGGATCGCCGCACCTACAAGGACTGGACCGACAAGGCCGACACCAAGATCGACGCCATGAACACCATCGAGAAGACGCTTCTCGGTGAGATGGAGAGCAAGGCCCGCGAGCTCAAGCAGGAGTCGCAGCAGGACGCCATCATCAACGGTGCGCTGATCCTGCTCGTGCTCGGCGTCTCGCTCGTCGGCGCCTTCGTCGTGGCCCGGTCCATGATCCGCTCGCTGCGCCGGCTGCAGGACACCGCCACCAAGGTCGCCCAGGACCGGCTTCCCGAGCTGGTCAAGCAGTTGTCCGAGTCCGACCCGCAGGACGTCGACACCACGGTCGAGTCCGTCGGTGTGCACTCCCGGGACGAGATCGGCAAGGTGGCCGCGGCCTTCGACGACGTGCACCGTGAGGCGGTCCGCCTCGCCGCCGAGCAGGCCCTGCTCCGTGGCAACGTCAACGCGATGTTCACCAACCTGTCGCGTCGTTCGCAGGGTCTCATCCAGCGTCAGCTGTCGCTGATCTCCGAGCTGGAGTCGCGCGAGGCCGACCCGGACCAGCTGTCCTCCCTCTTCAAGCTGGACCACCTCGCGACCCGTATGCGCCGTAACGGTGAGAACCTCCTCGTCCTCGCGGGCGAGGAGCCGGGCCGCCGCTGGACCCGGCCCGTCCCGCTCGTCGACGTGCTCCGTGCCGCCGCCTCCGAGGTGGAGCAGTACGAGCGCATCGAACTGGCCGCCGTCCCGGGTACCGAGGTCGCCGGCCGGGTCGTCAACGACCTCGTGCACCTCCTCGCCGAGCTACTGGAGAACGCGACGTCGTTCTCCTCGCCGCAGACCAAGGTCCGCGTGACCGGTCACGCGCTGCCGGACGGACGCGTCCTCGTCGAGATCCACGACACCGGCATCGGCCTCTCCCCCGAGGACCTCGCCGCGATCAACGAGCGGCTGGCGTCGCCGCCCACCGTGGACGTCTCCGTCTCCCGCCGCATGGGTCTGTTCGTGGTCGGCCGCCTGTCCCTGCGGCACGGCATCCGTATCCAGCTCCGTCCCTCCGACTCCGGTGGTACGACCGCGCTGGTCATGCTCCCCGTCGATGTCGCCCAGGGCGGCAAGAAGCCCCCGGCCAAGCCCGGCGCCGGCGCTCAGAACGGCAACTCGCAGGTGCCGTCGGGTGCCGGTGGCGGCGGACGCGGTCTGACCGGCGGTCCCGGTGCGGCAGGCGGCCGTCCGGGGCTCGGCGGCGGTCCTTCGGCCGGCTCCGGTGGTCCCGGTGGGCAGCGCGGCCAGGTCGGTGCGGGATCGGCTCCGCGTGCGGCGCTTCCCCCGCGGGACGGCGCCCCGTTCCAGGGCGGCCCGCAGCAGGGCGGCATGGGTCAGGACTCCGCACAGCAGGACTTCTCCCGCCAGGGCGGCGCTCCCGCGAATGCGTTCGGTGCCGACAGCGGCCGTGGCCGTCCGGCGGCTCCGCAGGCGCCCGGTGCACAGGACCGTGGACGGGGCCGCAACTCCGGTCGGCACACCGCCCGGACGGGCGGCGACCGCGGACAGCAGCTGCCGCCGGCCGGTACCCCGCGTGGCGAGCTTCCCGGCGGCGGTCAGCAGCAGCGCCCGCAGAGCACCAGCTGGGGCAACGAGCAGCCGTCGGCCCCGCAGTCGCGTTCCTCGATGGACGCGCCGCGCGGTCACGAGGAGCACGATTCCACCGGTCAGTACGCCCGCCCGACGGGCGCGGCGGGCGACCGGCAGGGTCCCGGTGCCACCGAGCAGTTCGCCAGGCCCGACTACAACGGTCCGCGGCCCGGTGCCCAGGACCCGGCGGCCACGGAGCAGTTCGCCCGCCCGGACTTCGGCAGTGCTCCTCAGCGCCCTGCCGGAGGCTACGGGGGCGGCGGCCAGCGTCCGCCCACGCCCCAACAGGGTCAGGGGCAGCAGGGAGGCCAGCACCAGCGCCAGGGTGGCGCCGGCTACGCCGCACCGCGTCCGCCCGTCGGCAGTCTGCCCGCGCAGCCGCAGCCCGAGGCGCTGCCGCCGGCGGGCCCCGGTGACGGCCGTACGCCGCTGTACGACACGCTGGAGACGAACTGGTTCCACCAGGGCCAGGGCGGTCAGGCGAACGGGGCCCCGCAGGCCCCTGCCGCGCCGCAGCAGCCGCCCGCCGGGCGTCCTGCTCCGCCGGCGCCGCCGCGCCGTCCGGCCGCCCCTCCCGCGGGCCAGTCCGGCCAGACCGGTCAGCACAACGCGAGTGCCGCTTCCTGGCGCACCTCGCCCAACGACGAGCTGGTGCGCCAGGCCGAGCGGGTGCGCAAGCCCGCGGCCGGCGGTATCACCACCTCGGGTCTGCCCCGTCGGGTGCCGCGCGCCAATCTGGTGCCGGGTACCGCCCAGGAGCCGACCCACCAGTCCGGTCCGCAGGTCTCCCGTGCCCCTGATGACGTACGGGGCCGGCTGACCAACCTCCGTCGGGGCATCCAGCAGGGTCGTCAGGCGGGCAGCTCCGGTACCACCGGCAGCTTCAACGTCGGCCCCACTCACCAGCAGGAGCGATAG